In a genomic window of Quercus lobata isolate SW786 chromosome 4, ValleyOak3.0 Primary Assembly, whole genome shotgun sequence:
- the LOC115985405 gene encoding F-box protein CPR1-like produces the protein MMMFRRKKARPHIPIPRRNNHNHIPEDIVFDVLSRLPVKSLLRFSCVCKSWSSLIHSRSFISTHLNMSSCRVDNDHDHGYVMHMPRSSVENTQLCTVTCDRTFDCISEFRAPFIRYTYVVGSCNGLLCLYYYWNFNYNVHFWNPSIRKFKSLPTASIILSNTLSLGFAYDSQNNDYKLVKVEWPIEPSPTLLPLPPPEFEVYSLSSDSWRKVEFGISWRPNIWYYSINYDSPFPFVSGHLHFMVGTIRETGQQEMHPCEMILSFDVNSEKIGELPVPDDDSFQGDSSYGKRLTLFKGKLALIKEHSFRLCGYGHSVWVMMDYGACKSWNKLFSVTIEGPNVSGYTRFNGFTKYGSLLIQQRLELIYNGKFIVENKFILFDPKTLHHKDISIQFKYPSNLVSLYVVTYLESLALHDAENVVSY, from the coding sequence ATGATGATGTTCCGAAGGAAAAAAGCACGACCACATATTCCAATCCCACGGCGGAATAACCATAACCATATTCCAGAAGACATCGTATTCGACGTGCTGTCAAGGCTACCCGTGAAATCACTCCTAAGATTCAGCTGCGTCTGCAAGTCCTGGTCTTCCCTCATCCATAGCCGCAGTTTCATCTCCACACACCTTAATATGTCGTCGTGCCGCGTTGACAATGATCACGATCATGGCTATGTCATGCACATGCCCAGGAGTAGTGTTGAAAACACTCAGCTCTGTACAGTCACTTGCGACCGTACCTTTGATTGTATATCCGAGTTTAGAGCTCCCTTCATTCGTTATACCTATGTAGTCGGTTCATGCAATGGCCTTTTGTGTCTCTATTATTATTGGAATTTCAACTACAATGTACACTTCTGGAACCCcagtattagaaaatttaagagTTTGCCCACTGCTTCAATAATCCTGTCAAATACTCTTAGTCTCGGATTTGCATATGATTCACAGAATAATGACTACAAGCTTGTGAAGGTTGAATGGCCTATTGAACCTAGTCCCACATTACTACCTCTGCCTCCCCCTGAGTTTGAGGTGTATTCGTTAAGTTCGGATTCATGGAGAAAAGTTGAATTTGGAATCTCTTGGAGACCCAATATTTGGTACTACAGCATTAATTACGATTCACCATTCCCATTTGTTAGTGGACATTTGCATTTCATGGTAGGAACCATAAGGGAAACAGGACAACAAGAGATGCACCCTTGTGAAAtgattttgtcatttgatgTCAACAGTGAAAAAATCGGAGAGCTACCAGTGCCTGATGATGATTCATTCCAAGGAGACAGTAGTTATGGAAAACGTCTTACATTATTCAAGGGGAAATTGGCTTTAATTAAAGAGCATAGTTTTCGACTGTGTGGCTATGGACACTCTGTATGGGTAATGATGGACTATGGAGCGTGCAAATCCTGGAATAAACTTTTTTCTGTAACAATTGAAGGGCCTAATGTATCAGGGTATACTCGTTTCAATGGTTTCACCAAGTACGGTTCACTTCTAATTCAACAGAGACTTGAACTGATTTACAATGGAAAATTTatagtagaaaataaatttattttatttgaccCAAAAACTCTACATCATAAGGACATTAGTATTCAATTTAAATATCCTTCCAATTTAGTTAGTTTATATGTAGTTACTTACTTGGAGAGCCTTGCTTTACATGATGCAGAAAATGTTGTATCTTATTAA
- the LOC115983883 gene encoding F-box/kelch-repeat protein At3g06240-like, with protein sequence MKEARPQPPILRQKKNHLPDDIVLDILARLPVKSLLRFRCVHKSWYFRITSPNFISTHLNMFLRHNQGYVIHMPTINLDNQDLKVACDRTFDGISEFKIPFSFQSGLAFLVGSCNGLLCFSDFRLQNSLINNAFFGFNDVYLWNPSIRKFKKLPDTCLSQLHLAKLGFAHHSQKNDYKVVRISRPFTEPMPPPEAEVYTLSSDSWKRVGISWRPNVVFYKFSCVKPFPFVSGHLHWMLDMIEEAGGQEMHCIEMILSFDVNSEKFKELPLPNDHSFKDGKNLTSIKEKLALAKFEQQPHGMLCCIWVMREYGVSESWNKLCVVPVVTHTCFIGFTKYGSLLIQKKTQEICSLEDKYVLIDPETLHEKETSIQAIHPLVIATYMENLALLDGANVISY encoded by the coding sequence ATGAAAGAAGCACGACCACAACCACCGATCCTTCGACAGAAGAAGAACCATCTCCCAGATGACATCGTGTTGGACATCCTAGCAAGGCTACCCGTGAAATCACTCCTAAGATTCAGGTGTGTTCACAAATCCTGGTACTTTCGCATTACCAGCCCTAATTTCATTTCCACCCACCTTAATATGTTTTTGCGCCACAATCAAGGTTATGTCATACACATGCCAACAATTAATCTTGACAATCAAGACTTGAAGGTCGCTTGTGACCGCACGTTTGATGGTATTTCTGAGTTTAAAATTCCCTTTAGTTTTCAATCTGGGCTTGCCTTTTTAGTTGGTTCATGCAATGGACTATTGTGTTTCAGTGATTTTAGGCTGCAAAACTCCCTAATTAATAATGCATTCTTTGGGTTTAATGATGTATACTTGTGGAACCCCAGcattagaaaatttaagaagTTGCCTGATACTTGCTTGAGCCAATTACATCTTGCTAAACTTGGATTTGCTCaccattctcaaaaaaatgatTACAAGGTTGTGAGGATCTCAAGGCCTTTTACTGAACCTATGCCTCCCCCTGAGGCTGAGGTGTATACATTAAGTTCGGATTCATGGAAAAGAGTTGGAATCTCATGGAGACCCAATGTTGTTTTCTACAAATTTAGTTGTGTTAAGCCATTCCCATTTGTTAGTGGacatttgcattggatgttggatATGATAGAAGAGGCAGGAGGGCAAGAGATGCACTGTATTGAAATGATATTGTCATTTGATGTCAATAGTGAGAAATTCAAAGAGTTACCTCTGCCTAATGATCACTCTTTCAAAGATGGGAAAAATCTTACGTCAATCAAGGAAAAACTAGCTTTAGCAAAATTTGAACAGCAACCACATGGCATGCTATGTTGCATATGGGTGATGAGGGAGTATGGTGTGTCTGAATCGTGGAATAAACTTTGTGTTGTACCAGTTGTAACTCATACTTGTTTCATTGGTTTCACCAAGTATGGATCACTTTTAATCCAAAAGAAGACCCAAGAAATCTGCAGCTTGGAAGATAAGTATGTTTTAATAGACCCTGAAACTCTACATGAGAAGGAGACTAGTATTCAAGCAATACATCCTTTAGTTATAGCTACTTACATGGAGAACCTTGCTTTACTTGATGGTGCAAATGTGATATCTTACTGA